Proteins from a single region of Lepus europaeus isolate LE1 chromosome 4, mLepTim1.pri, whole genome shotgun sequence:
- the GARIN3 gene encoding Golgi-associated RAB2 interactor protein 3, translating to MKRTMSSESLLPYYTAHSYRSMGVFNTSMGDLQRQLYKGGEYDIFKYAPMFESDFIQISKKGEVIDVHNRVRMVTVCIASTSPILPLPDVMLLARPTKVCEEHAKQGRFTKNKGRKPAKTLELTRLLPLKFVKISIHDREKQQLRLKLATGRTFYLQLCPSSDAREDLFCYWEKLVYLLRPPAESCSSTPTLQTGDATTIDDDKSLVASELRGTGSPDGGIHKLREVSAATSSAYVGGEGIQVATASATTSTSGAAEGAAGTAGGLAAAGAATGSTAGAAVAGAAACPTAGAVSLATTKSTGSGQVTTALAGTANSDPGEGGTSKAVAGAASITSDGMNVVIVGAASTTSSAVNSPGASSVSPESSLSVVFASTVMTNVPTAEKKEGPLPPLVSTLQSEGYMCERDGSQKISKTHAEVRKERKERDKKNRNTSRKSSRHRRTGEGHHRTGGDKNRKSSSHRSVSGRARDDKKGQGNVRSRGHGSHKSASHSPTTRESRTAHKLGKSRSATTSSSVSKKSSKIGSFLRSFRAIPGSKMADTSHDREVDIMAKTVEKHNIEAKVEKDKDGQELGITGTMTSETTETIIFEAKSI from the exons ATGAAGAGAACAATGAGCAGTGAATCTTTGTTACCCTATTACACAGCTCACAGCTACCGCTCGATGGGTGTATTCAatacctccatgggagacctgcaacgGCAACTGTACAAGGGAGGAGAGTATGACATCTTCAAGTATGCACCCATGTTTGAGAGCGACTTCATCCAGATCAGCAAGAAAGGAGAGGTGATTGATGTCCACAACCGTGTCCGCATGGTGACGGTGTGCATCGCTTCCACCAGCCCCATCCTCCCACTCCCTGACGTCATGCTGCTGGCACGGCCAACTAAAGTCTGCGAGGAGCATGCCAAACAGGGCCGGTTCACCAAGAACAAGGGCCGCAAGCCTGCAAAGACGCTAGAGCTAACGAGGCTGCTTCCCTTGAAGTTTGTCAAGATCTCCATCCACGATCGTGAGAAGCAGCAGCTGCGTCTGAAGCTGGCCACAGGCCGGACCTTCTATCTACAACTCTGTCCCTCTTCGGATGCACGAGAAGACCTCTTCTGCTACTGGGAGAAACTTGTCTACCTGCTGAGGCCACCAGCGGAGAGCTGCAGCAGTACCCCTACACTTCAAACTGGGGATGCCACCACCATAGATGATGACAAAAGCCTTGTG GCTTCAGAGCTTCGTGGAACAGGGAGCCCGGATGGTGGCATTCACAAGCTTCGGGAGGTATCTGCAGCCACCTCTTCCGCTTATGTTGGGGGAGAGGGCATCCAGGTTGCTACAGCGTCTGCAACCACAAGCACTTCAGGGGCTGCGGaaggagcagcaggaacagcTGGTGGCCTGGCAGCTGCAGGGGCAGCAACAggcagcacagcaggtgcagcagtaGCAGGGGCAGCAGCGTGTCCTACAGCAGGTGCTGTGAGCCTGGCAACAACCAAGTCCACAGGCTCAGGTCAGGTCACCACGGCCCTGGCAGGGACAGCCAACAGTGATCCAGGAGAAGGTGGAACCAGCAAGGCCGTGGCAGGTGCTGCCAGTATAACCTCTGATGGCATGAATGTGGTCATTGTAGGGGCCGCAAGCACCACCTCCTCAGCAGTTAATTCCCCAGGGGCTTCCAGTGTCTCCCCAGAAAGCAGTCTGAGTGTGGTGTTTGCAAGCACTGTGATGACCAACGTGCCTACagcagaaaagaaggaaggaccaTTGCCCCCCCTCGTATCAACCTTGCAGAGCGAGGGCTACATGTGTGAACGTGACGGAAGCCAGAAGATTTCCAAGACCCATGCTGAAGTCcgcaaggaaagaaaggaaagagacaaaaagaacagaaataccAGCCGGAAAAGTTCCCGTCACCGCAGGACAGGTGAAGGTCACCACAGGACAGGAGGCGACAAGAACCGGAAGTCTTCCTCACACCGGTCTGTATCTGGCCGCGCCAGAGATGACAAAAAAGGGCAGGGCAACGTAAGGAGCAGAGGACACGGCTCTCACAAAAGCGCCAGCCACAGCCCCACCACGAGGGAGTCCAGGACGGCTCACAAACTGGGGAAGAGCCGATCTGCAACCACATCAAGTTCTGTAAGTAAGAAGAGCAGTAAAATCGGCTCTTTCTTGAGGAGCTTCAGAGCCATCCCTGGCTCAAAAATGGCAGACACGTCGCACGACAGAGAAGTAGACATCATGGCTAAGACAGTGGAGAAGCACAACATAGAGGCCAAGGTGGAGAAGGACAAGGACGGCCAGGAGCTAGGGATCACTGGTACCATGACATCCGAGACGACAGAGACTATAATCTTTGAAGCCAAATCCATTTAA